In the Phaseolus vulgaris cultivar G19833 chromosome 7, P. vulgaris v2.0, whole genome shotgun sequence genome, one interval contains:
- the LOC137828851 gene encoding serine/threonine-protein kinase Aurora-3-like, which translates to MASQNPAEEENSKRNWSLQDFEIGKPLGRGKFGRVYVAREVKSKFVVALKVIFKEQIDKYRINHQLRREMEIQTSLRHPNILRLYGWFHDTERVFLILEYAHKGELYKEMRKKGHFTEKQAATYILSLTKALAYCHEKHVIHRDIKPENLLLDHEGRLKIGDFGWSVQSKSKRHTMCGTLDYLAPEMVENKAHDYAVDNWTLGILCYEFLFGAPPFEAESQADTFKRIMKVDLSFPSKPSISLDAKSLISRLLVKDSSRRLSLQKIMEHPWIIKNADLTGTC; encoded by the exons ATGGCTTCCCAGAACCCAGCGGAAGAAGAAAACTCAAAGCGAAATTGGTCCCTCCAAGACTTCGAGATCGGTAAACCTCTGGGAAGGGGCAAATTTGGCAGAGTTTATGTTGCCAGAGAAGTCAAG AGCAAATTTGTTGTGGCGTTGAAGGTTATATTTAAGGAACAAATTGATAAGTACAGAATTAATCACCAACTGAGGAGAGAGATGGAGATACAGACCAGTCTTCGGCACCCTAACATCCTGCGTCTTTATGGTTGGTTTCATGACACTGAACGTGTTTTCTTGATTCTCGAGTATGCTCATAAGGGTGAGCTTTACAAAGAGATGAGGAAAAAGGGTCATTTTACAGAGAAGCAAGCTGCCACG TATATTTTGAGCCTCACAAAGGCATTGGCTTATTGCCACGAGAAGCATGTTATTCATAGGGATATCAAGCCTGAAAATTTGTTGCTGGATCACGAG GGTCGTCTTAAAATTGGAGATTTTGGTTGGTCTGTTCAGTCTAAAAGCAAAAGACATACCATGTGTGGCACATTGGATTATTTAGCACCAGAAATGGTTGAAAATAAAGCTCATGACTATGCAGTTGATAACTGGACTCTTGGTATCCTTTGTTATGAGTTCCTCTTTGGTGCCCCTCCGTTTGAGGCTGAGAGTCAAGCTGATACCTTCAAAAG GATAATGAAGGTTGACCTAAGCTTCCCTTCCAAACCTTCTATTTCTTTAGATGCCAAAAGTCTGATTAGCCGG CTTCTGGTGAAAGACTCCTCACGAAGGCTCTCTCTTCAGAAGATAATGGAGCATCCCTGGATAATCAAGAATGCAGATCTTACGGGTACCTGCTAG